Part of the Candidatus Kuenenbacteria bacterium genome, CATATTTTCCGGCAGATTTTTTTGAGAGTCGATCAACGCTTGATTGGCTCTTTTTAATATTTCCGCATGTGGCTCAATGGTTTTGTCATCATTAAAAAATTCACGGCTTAATTCTTCATTGCTGCTTTTTATAAAAGAGGACAGTTCATTAAATTTCCCAAATACTCGCCGCCCAGTTTCTTGGTCTAATTTTTCCCCCAACTCTAAAATTACCTCTCCATTTTTTTCACCACTTTCCAGCGCCAAAAATGTTTTTATTCCTTCTTCTCCGTGCTTGGCCACGAATTCTCTCAATCTTTCTTTACTGCCTTCATCGGCCTCATTGAAATAAATTACAAACCAGCCCTGCTCCTTAAAAGACAGATTATTCAATTTGACTCCGGTCGCGGTAAATATCCTATCTTGAGCGATTTCGTAATAATGTTGTTTAAATTCTTCCAAATATTGCAGACGCTTTTCCCTTTGTTCTGGCGTTTCGTTTTCTTGGCCTACAAATAGTGTTTCATAAGCAAAATCAAGGACTTTAGCTTTTACTTTTTTTTCAGGAGAACTCAAATCGCCCAACTCAAAAAACTTAATCAGTTTTAATTCCTCGTCAAATAGCCCCATTTCCCCATCAGCGGTCAAACGTCCGACATGATAATTGGGGTTATTTAATTCACCTAGATCATATATTTTTTCCAAATACCTTACACCCTCTTCTGAGATACCGATCCGACCGAATTCTAGGCGATGAAGAACCGCTGAGGCATCTCGCCTAGTAAATTCATTTTCTGATTTTAGTAAATTTAATAATTTATTAATTGCTCTTTCTGGGGCAATGTTATTGATAATATCAGATACTTGCCGCAAAAAAAGACTAGCATTCTCATCATTTTTTATAAATTCAACTAGATTGTCTACCACCTTCTCATTATGTGTGTGTCCTAAAGAGTCGAGTAACCCTCTTTTTTCTTGCGAGCCAAAACTTATATCAATTATATCAGAGTCCGCAGTGACATTGATCTCTTCGGGATGGTCTATAAAATAATTTCTTTGATCTATATAATATTGTTGGTCATAGTATTGTTGGCCATCTTGCTTGGTGTTTTTTGCAGGAGCATCATCGTCGGCAGAAATAAGCAAGCGGTAATTTTCTTCATCCAGCTGGTCGCTCATTTTTTCTCGCTTCCTTTTTTCCTCGATATTCAATGGTTGCTGTGAACAAAATTTAATAGCCTTCTTGTCCCAATGAGCCAGTATATAGGAAACATATTCTTCTGCTCTTGGGTCGCCGGTCTTTAATATTGCCTCGGCAATTTCATTATAACAGGAGACAATGGGCTCAGCATCAATAAAGTCTATTGATCCGAAAGAAGTTAAAACCGCATCAGACACTTTATTATTGTCAAAGAGAGATAAAAGATATTCTGCCCCTTTTTCCATTGTTGCAATTTTTTCCAGACACTCACTAAAAAAAATTCTAGCGAAACCATCTAATTCAAAATTATCATCTTGGGGAAACTCGTGATCAATCAAAAATTCATTCAATTGCATATAAAAATCGGCAGAGAGAATGTTTTTCTCACCGATTTTTTCTAACCAGTCATAAGCCTTTTCCCATTGATTATTTTCCAATAAACTAGTTATCTCCAAAAACAGCCGGTTTTCTTGCTCCCCGCTTTCTATCTTGGTTTCTTCAGCGGTTGAGTCTCGATAATCTTCCGAACCAATATCAACCGATCTGTACTCAATTAATTTTTTTAGCCTTTCTTCTCGAGCTGGTCTATTTTTTTCCATCCTCTTTCTTATTGGTTCTAATGCCATCTGCATTTTTTCTCTACTTCTGCTATTCATATTATTTATATTAAATTTTTTTCCCCCATATACCATTATCTTATCCTTTCCCCTAAAAAATTTCAACTAAAACCCGCCTCTGATGTGAGGCGGGTCTGTATTATTGATTTTTAGGCCCTTTCTACATATTCGCCAGTCTGGGTGTTGACCCGGACCATGTCACCTTCATTCACAAATAGTGGTGCATTGATCACGGCTCCGGTCTCTAGAGTCACTGGCTTGCCCGAGCCCGAAACCGTATCACCCTTGATGCCCGGCGGCGCGGAAATAACTTTCAAAACCACCTTGGGTGGCAGCTCTACACCGATAATATTTTCCTCGTAAAAAATAAGATCTACCTCTTGTGATTCTTTCAAAAATTGCGCGGCATCGCCGACCATCTCTTTATCAATTTCGTATTGCTCATAATTTTTCTGTTCCATAAAAGCATAGCGGCCCTTTTCCTCATACAAGTAGTTGGCTTTGTGGCGGGTGACATCGGCCGGTTCAGCCGCTTCACCCTGTTTAAAACTATATTCTACCACTTTACCGGTTTTGATATTTTTCAACTTGGTCTGCATCACCGGCTTTCTTTGTTGCATACGCAAAAACTTGGCCTCCATCACCACGTAAGGGTCGCCATTGTATTTTATCAAAAGACCCTTTTTGATATCAGTAAGTTCAGACATAAGTAGACAATTTTTAATTTCTAATTTTTAAATAAATCTAAATTTTTAAATTTTAAACACTAGAACATTAAAAATTGTTTAAAAATTAAAAATTATAAAATTGAAAATTATTA contains:
- the efp gene encoding elongation factor P translates to MSELTDIKKGLLIKYNGDPYVVMEAKFLRMQQRKPVMQTKLKNIKTGKVVEYSFKQGEAAEPADVTRHKANYLYEEKGRYAFMEQKNYEQYEIDKEMVGDAAQFLKESQEVDLIFYEENIIGVELPPKVVLKVISAPPGIKGDTVSGSGKPVTLETGAVINAPLFVNEGDMVRVNTQTGEYVERA